A portion of the Suricata suricatta isolate VVHF042 chromosome 11, meerkat_22Aug2017_6uvM2_HiC, whole genome shotgun sequence genome contains these proteins:
- the LOC115272005 gene encoding pepsin A — protein MKWLLLLSLLALSECVIVKVPLFKKKSLRQNLIEHGLLEDFLKTHSLNPASKYFPNQDATMIAAQPLENYMDMEYFGTIGIGTPPQEFTVIFDTGSSNLWVPSVYCNSPACANHNRFNPQQSSTYQATSQPVSIAYGTGSMTGILGYDTVQVGGVADTNQIFGLSETEPGSFLYYAPFDGILGLAYPQISASGATPVFDNMWNEGLVSQDLFSVYLSGNDQSGSVVMFGGIDSSYYTGNLNWVPVSVEGYWQITVDSITMNGESIACNGGCEAIVDTGTSLLSGPTNAIANIQNDIGASQNSYGQMVISCSAINELPDIVFTINGYEYPLPASAYILQNQQGCVSGLQGMNLPTSSGELWILGDVFIRQYFAVFDRANNQVGLAPVA, from the exons ATGAAGTGGCTGCTGTTGCTCAGCTTGCTGGCGCTCTCTGAGTGTGTCATCGTCAA GGTTCCCCTCTTCAAGAAGAAGTCCTTGAGGCAGAACCTGATCGAGCATGGCCTCCTGGAGGACTTCCTGAAGACGCACAGCCTCAACCCAGCCAGCAAGTATTTCCCCAATCAGGATGCCACCATGATAGCGGCCCAGCCCCTGGAGAACTACATGGAT ATGGAGTACTTCGGCACCATCGGCATCGGCACTCCCCCTCAGGAGTTCACCGTCATCTTCGATACCGGCTCCTCCAACCTGTGGGTGCCCTCGGTCTACTGCAACAGTCCCGCCTGCG CCAACCACAACCGCTTCAACCCTCAGCAGTCCTCCACCTACCAGGCCACCAGCCAGCCCGTCTCCATCGCCTATGGCACCGGCAGCATGACAGGCATCCTGGGATACGACACCGTCCAG GTCGGAGGCGTCGCAGACACCAACCAGATCTTCGGCCTGAGCGAGACCGAGCCCGGCTCTTTCCTGTACTACGCCCCCTTCGACGGCATCCTGGGTCTGGCCTACCCCCAGATCTCGGCCTCCGGGGCCACACCCGTCTTTGACAACATGTGGAATGAGGGTCTGGTGTCCCAGGATCTCTTCTCAGTCTACCTGAGCGG CAATGACCAGAGTGGCAGCGTGGTGATGTTTGGTGGCATCGATTCTTCTTACTACACTGGAAATCTGAACTGGGTGCCCGTCTCTGTCGAGGGCTACTGGCAGATCACCGTGGACAG CATTACCATGAATGGGGAGTCCATCGCTTGTAATGGCGGCTGCGAAGCCATCGTTGACACAGGCACCTCTCTGCTGTCCGGCCCAACCAACGCCATTGCCAACATCCAGAACGACATTGGAGCCAGCCAGAACTCCTACGGCCAG ATGGTGATCAGCTGCTCAGCCATCAACGAACTGCCCGACATCGTCTTCACCATCAACGGCTACGAGTACCCTCTGCCTGCCAGCGCCTACATCCTGCAG AACCAGCAGGGCTGTGTCAGCGGCCTGCAGGGCATGaacctccccacctcctccgGAGAGCTCTGGATCCTGGGTGACGTCTTCATCCGCCAGTACTTTGCCGTGTTCGACAGGGCCAACAACCAGGTCGGCCTG